A window of the Chryseobacterium arthrosphaerae genome harbors these coding sequences:
- a CDS encoding response regulator: MFKKILIAEDHESSSISVQKTLEDLNIPHADYVYYCDDALAKIQKSIREKEYYDLLITDLSFEEDHHEQEIKDGKKLIQAIKEIQPSLKTIVFSSEHRSGVIDSLFKEYEINGFVRKARHDSKELKKAIASVYENKNYLSLDLKQVVKQLNSYEFTDYDITLISLLAQGVLQKNIPVYLQNNNIKPNSLSSVEKRLNSMKEELQITSNEQLIAFCKDLGII, encoded by the coding sequence ATGTTCAAAAAAATTTTAATAGCCGAAGACCACGAAAGCAGTAGCATTTCTGTACAAAAAACATTAGAAGATCTTAATATTCCTCATGCAGACTACGTTTATTACTGTGATGATGCATTAGCCAAAATTCAGAAGTCCATCCGGGAGAAAGAGTATTATGATCTTTTGATTACCGATCTTTCTTTTGAAGAAGATCACCATGAGCAGGAGATTAAAGACGGCAAGAAACTGATTCAAGCCATCAAAGAAATACAACCTTCTCTTAAAACCATTGTATTTTCTTCTGAGCACAGATCGGGAGTGATAGATTCTCTTTTTAAAGAATATGAAATTAATGGTTTCGTACGTAAGGCAAGACATGATTCCAAAGAACTGAAAAAAGCAATAGCATCAGTCTACGAGAATAAAAACTATCTGTCTCTTGATCTGAAACAGGTGGTAAAACAACTGAACAGCTATGAATTCACAGATTATGACATTACATTGATCTCTCTGCTTGCCCAAGGAGTTCTTCAAAAAAACATTCCGGTCTATCTTCAAAACAACAATATAAAACCCAATAGTCTAAGCAGCGTAGAAAAAAGGCTGAACAGTATGAAAGAAGAACTTCAGATCACCAGTAATGAACAGCTTATTGCCTTTTGCAAAGATTTGGGGATTATTTAG
- a CDS encoding tetratricopeptide repeat-containing sensor histidine kinase, whose product MKSAILILLSLFGILLSCTHKKQNSKLINQEYDKAYDFNLLNISDSAYIYYGKALDIFEKNEDNFGQAKCLVAMAKILTEKGNYFKSQDFSFKANLLFNKEDTAQYYHISDNFNNLGMINNNLKKYHEAKDYYNSALKYSEDEISQITIIKNLATIYKEEKKYSQAIKAYDSILPIAKRINEKVYARLLSNLSNVTWLNDSSYDPEPVQLLALKIQQKIDDKMGQNASYAHLANYFKNKDTQKALLYAHTMYNVAKEVKSVDDEIEALQKITALDSKNYLTNFNQYISLRDSVQTARNIDNDKFAAIVYGVEETKTQNAKNKTQIQRQYFLLGILILLIIITTIEYRKRQKKLQQEKEIEVKNTQLKLSKKVHDVVANGIYQVMTKIENQEHFDKEEALDELEFVYEKSRDISYEKPDAKDTAEFNKKISGLVASFNNNIVKTYLAGNDQNIWYGVNDSTQNEIYQVIRELLVNMKKHSQASLVAFKFERKDDMIHIQYTDNGIGIQDEISYNNGLRNTVSRIEIIHGQIIFDTQTEKGLKIYISFPAP is encoded by the coding sequence GTGAAATCTGCCATACTCATTTTATTATCACTTTTTGGAATACTATTATCCTGTACTCACAAAAAACAAAATTCTAAATTAATAAATCAAGAATATGATAAAGCTTATGATTTTAATCTTTTAAATATCTCTGATAGTGCATACATATACTATGGTAAGGCACTTGACATATTTGAAAAAAATGAAGATAATTTTGGACAAGCAAAGTGTCTTGTAGCTATGGCTAAAATTTTAACAGAAAAAGGCAATTATTTCAAAAGTCAAGATTTTTCATTTAAAGCCAATCTGTTATTTAATAAAGAAGATACCGCTCAATATTATCACATCTCTGATAATTTCAATAATTTAGGCATGATAAATAATAATTTAAAAAAATATCATGAAGCTAAAGATTATTATAATTCTGCACTTAAATATTCAGAAGATGAAATTTCCCAAATAACAATTATAAAGAATCTTGCAACAATATATAAAGAAGAAAAGAAATATTCTCAAGCAATAAAAGCATATGACAGTATACTTCCTATCGCAAAAAGAATTAATGAAAAAGTTTATGCCAGACTTTTATCCAATCTATCAAATGTAACATGGCTAAATGATTCCAGTTATGATCCTGAACCTGTTCAATTATTAGCATTAAAAATACAGCAAAAGATTGATGATAAAATGGGCCAAAACGCTAGTTATGCTCATCTCGCAAATTACTTTAAGAACAAAGACACCCAAAAAGCTTTACTGTATGCACATACAATGTACAATGTTGCTAAAGAAGTTAAAAGTGTTGATGATGAAATAGAGGCATTGCAAAAAATTACTGCTCTTGATTCTAAAAATTATCTTACAAATTTCAATCAATATATCTCATTGAGAGATAGTGTACAAACTGCAAGAAATATTGATAACGATAAATTTGCTGCAATTGTTTATGGCGTTGAGGAAACAAAGACACAAAATGCAAAAAACAAAACACAGATTCAAAGACAGTATTTCCTCCTCGGTATATTGATTTTACTTATTATTATTACTACTATTGAATACAGAAAAAGGCAAAAAAAGCTTCAACAAGAAAAAGAAATCGAAGTAAAAAACACCCAGCTCAAACTCTCCAAAAAAGTTCATGACGTAGTAGCCAACGGCATTTATCAGGTGATGACCAAAATTGAAAATCAGGAACATTTTGATAAGGAAGAAGCACTCGACGAACTGGAATTTGTCTACGAAAAATCCAGGGATATTTCTTATGAAAAACCTGATGCTAAGGATACTGCAGAATTTAATAAAAAAATATCCGGTCTTGTTGCTTCTTTTAATAACAATATTGTAAAAACTTATCTTGCAGGAAATGATCAGAATATTTGGTACGGAGTAAATGACTCTACCCAAAACGAGATCTATCAGGTAATCCGTGAGCTGCTGGTGAATATGAAAAAGCATAGCCAGGCCAGCCTTGTAGCTTTTAAGTTTGAAAGAAAGGATGATATGATACATATTCAGTATACCGATAATGGAATTGGTATTCAGGATGAAATTTCTTACAATAATGGGTTGAGAAATACGGTTTCCCGTATTGAAATCATTCACGGACAGATTATTTTTGATACCCAAACCGAAAAGGGACTGAAGATTTATATTTCATTTCCAGCACCTTAA
- a CDS encoding TM2 domain-containing protein, producing MAVFAIPNPKKILSVDFPIDKVRESVKNISVLSSKYKFNSSNEIFNQYTYESYEFLSLGVYIDINLNSVTDHKTEITIEIRRKLGTFNESHEVTHANNHIVNIINYIAQLTAMTSDEINSLKIREQGTKNLPIQIKSKKDKNTASILAFLLGGFGIHRFYLGQTVLGCIYLLFCWTFIPVFIALIDFFIFIFMSQNKFDLKYNH from the coding sequence ATGGCTGTATTTGCAATTCCTAATCCAAAGAAAATATTATCTGTTGACTTTCCTATTGATAAAGTTCGAGAAAGTGTAAAAAATATTTCTGTGCTGAGCTCAAAGTATAAATTCAATTCAAGTAATGAAATTTTTAATCAATACACCTATGAATCTTACGAGTTTTTAAGTCTTGGTGTTTATATAGATATCAATTTAAATTCTGTCACAGATCATAAAACTGAAATTACCATTGAAATCAGACGAAAACTAGGAACGTTTAATGAATCTCATGAGGTAACTCATGCCAATAATCATATTGTAAACATTATAAATTATATCGCACAATTAACTGCGATGACCTCTGATGAAATCAATTCTTTAAAAATAAGAGAACAAGGAACAAAAAACTTACCTATACAAATAAAAAGTAAAAAAGATAAAAATACCGCAAGTATCTTAGCTTTTTTACTTGGAGGGTTTGGTATCCACAGATTCTATTTGGGCCAAACGGTCTTGGGTTGCATATATCTTTTATTTTGCTGGACATTTATTCCTGTATTTATCGCTCTTATAGATTTCTTCATATTCATTTTTATGTCCCAAAATAAATTTGATTTAAAATATAATCACTAA